TTTGAAATAAATCTCAAAGCCTCCGCTTCCGGTATAACCTGTGTTTGAAATGATAACATCATTCACTCCGGCAACAGAACCTACGGTAAAGTTATAATAAGGAATTTCAGAAAGGTTGGTTTCCGTCAGTTTCTGAAGGATTTCCGTTGCTTTCGGGCCCTGAACTGCCAGTAATGACATGTCGTCTGAAGCATTCGTCATTTTTGCCCCGAACGTGTTGTATTTTAAAATATGATTCCAGTCTTTGTCGATATTCGAAGCATTTACCACTACAAAATATTTCTCATCTTCCATTTTGTATACGATAAGGTCATCCACAATCCCTCCGTCTTCATTCGGAAGGCATGAATACTGGGCTTTCCCGTTCTCAAGAGCATCCACGTTGTTGGTGGTAACAAACTGTAAAAGTTCTTTGGAACCCGGGCCTTCAATAAAAAACTGCCCCATGTGGGAAACATCAAAAAGACCTGCCTTTTCCCTTACGGCAAAGTGTTCTTCAGTAACTCCGGAATATTGCACAGGCATTTCAAAACCTGCGAAAGGTACGATTTTAGCTCCCAAAGAAACATGTTTGTCGTACAGTGCTGTTTTCTTCATATTTAATTTTTATTTCTATTGTTTAATTTTAAAACTTTCAAAAGCCTCGTTGAAGAGCTTCATATAATTTCCGTTCCAGTATTTCTGTTTACAGTTTACCGAAACCAGGAAAAGGTCCTTGTCCTTCTGGAAAACCCGGGTAAGCCAGACCAGCTTTTCTTTTTCATCCGCATATTCATAAAAATATTCCGTGTATCCTTTTTTACCGTTCCTGCTGGTTACCTTTTTCTCATCATCCGTAGACCGGTACAGTGCTAGAATAAATTTTTTGGTTTCTGTTTTCGGCAGATTCAGGTCGTGGTATTCTGAGATGGTGATGGCACCGATATGGCTGTCCGGAAAAATATTGACGATGCCATTATCGTCGGTCACTTTCCATGCGTCCGGAAAGGCAACCGAGTAATTCGGACTTTCATATACTTTTGTAGGCACAGACTGCGCAAAAAGGAAAAATCCTATACAGAACAACAGTGCGGACAGTATTTTTTTCATCGTATTAAAGTTGGTGCTTATATTCTTCCAGAATGATTTTAAACCACTCGGTGAAGTTATCAGGATGTTCAGCCATTTCTTTATCAAGATCTTCCATGGTGATAAATCTCACTTCATGCACTTCGTCTTCGTTCAGCATAAATCCATCCTCAAAAGTCCCGGTGAAAACATGGTCAAGCTCATGTTCCCATAACCCGTTTCCCACATCCGCTTTGTAGATAAAGCTGAATTTTTCTGAAAGCTCTACTTCGATTCCCAGTTCTTCCTTCAGCCGGCGCCGGGCACCCTCAAAGTAGGTTTCTTCAATTCTTGGATGCGAACAGACTGCATTGGTCCATTTTAAAGGGGAATGGTATTTTCCGGAAGCTCTTTTCTGCAGAAGCATTTCGCCCTTGCCGTTAAATAAAAATACGGAAAAAGCACGGTGTAACAGGCCGTTGACGTGGGCCTGCTGCTTTTCCATAGAGCCGAGAACTTTATCTTCAGGGGTTACTAAAACTACAAATTCCATTTCTACAAATGTAAGTGTAATAAATGTATTCTGGAAATTTTTGGTTAAACATCATTGTTTTTGAATTTCCGGCAGCTAGGGACTGTTAATGCATGGATTATTTTGATAATGATGACCCAGGTATTAATAATATTTAAATAGACAGATGATTTTGAAAATAAAGGATTCCGGTTATCGATGATAAGATTATACGATAATTGCGAAAAGAAAATTTTTAATCATATCAGTATAACAGCGTCCAAATTATTGAAATGATCCCCTTAATAATAGATTTTAATTAAGAAAACCAATATAAATTAAGTTTAACAAGCCTTTTTAGTGTAAAAAACATAACTTTGTTATTCAATTTTTTTATGATGGAATTAGAGTATAAAGAGCACATCAGTCCGATTCTTAAGGATGGTGTAAAAAATTATTTAATAGATATCGACGGAACCATTACAGAAGATGTTCCCAACGAAGAACCCGGAAGAATGGTAACCTGCGAACCTTTTCCCGACGCATTGGAAACCATCAACAAATGGTATGATGAAGGGCATCAGATCTGTTTTTTTACCTCCAGAACGGAAGACCTGAAGCAGATTACCACAGAATGGCTGGACAAACACGGGTTCCGTTACCACAGTGTTTTATGCGGAAAGCCGAGGGGCGGGAATTACCATTGGATAGACAACCACCTGGTAAGGGCCACACGGTACAAAGGAAAATTCACGGATCTTGTTGAAAAACAGGTAACGATTGAGGTATTCAGAGAAGAAGATTAAAAAATTAATATACAGATTAAACGATTAATTAATCATTTAACAATTTCTAAATCAATAAAAGTTTATGAAAGTTTTAGCAAACGACGGCCTGGATCAGTCCGGTATCGATGCCCTTACTGAAAAAGGCTTCGAGGTAATTACCGCAAAAGTTCCGCAGGAGCTTCTCGTAGAATATATCAATGAACATAAGATCCGTACCGTTCTGGTGCGCAGTGCAACACAGGTAAGAAAGGACATCATTGACAGTTGCCCTTCACTGGATATCATCGGGAGAGGCGGTGTAGGCATGGATAATATAGACGTGGAGTATGCCCGTGAAAAAGGGATCCATGTGATCAATACGCCCTCGGCTTCTTCAGAATCGGTGGCAGAACTGGTTTTTGCCCACCTGTTCTCAGGGGCACGGTTTTTACAGGATTCCAACAGGAAAATGCCTGTAGTGG
The sequence above is a segment of the Chryseobacterium sp. JJR-5R genome. Coding sequences within it:
- the gcvT gene encoding glycine cleavage system aminomethyltransferase GcvT, translating into MKKTALYDKHVSLGAKIVPFAGFEMPVQYSGVTEEHFAVREKAGLFDVSHMGQFFIEGPGSKELLQFVTTNNVDALENGKAQYSCLPNEDGGIVDDLIVYKMEDEKYFVVVNASNIDKDWNHILKYNTFGAKMTNASDDMSLLAVQGPKATEILQKLTETNLSEIPYYNFTVGSVAGVNDVIISNTGYTGSGGFEIYFKNESAEKLWDAIIEAGETEGIVPCGLASRDTLRLEKGFCLYGNDIDDTTSPIEAGLGWITKFDKDFVSKDTFAKQKEEGITRKLVGFELTDKGVPRHDYPVVDVEGNVIGKVTSGTQSPMKKIGLGLAYVDKPHFKLGSEIFIQVRNKNISAKVVKAPFV
- a CDS encoding phosphoheptose isomerase codes for the protein MELEYKEHISPILKDGVKNYLIDIDGTITEDVPNEEPGRMVTCEPFPDALETINKWYDEGHQICFFTSRTEDLKQITTEWLDKHGFRYHSVLCGKPRGGNYHWIDNHLVRATRYKGKFTDLVEKQVTIEVFREED
- the idi gene encoding isopentenyl-diphosphate Delta-isomerase, producing the protein MEFVVLVTPEDKVLGSMEKQQAHVNGLLHRAFSVFLFNGKGEMLLQKRASGKYHSPLKWTNAVCSHPRIEETYFEGARRRLKEELGIEVELSEKFSFIYKADVGNGLWEHELDHVFTGTFEDGFMLNEDEVHEVRFITMEDLDKEMAEHPDNFTEWFKIILEEYKHQL